One Homo sapiens chromosome 13, GRCh38.p14 Primary Assembly genomic window carries:
- the GPR18 gene encoding N-arachidonyl glycine receptor: MITLNNQDQPVPFNSSHPDEYKIAALVFYSCIFIIGLFVNITALWVFSCTTKKRTTVTIYMMNVALVDLIFIMTLPFRMFYYAKDEWPFGEYFCQILGALTVFYPSIALWLLAFISADRYMAIVQPKYAKELKNTCKAVLACVGVWIMTLTTTTPLLLLYKDPDKDSTPATCLKISDIIYLKAVNVLNLTRLTFFFLIPLFIMIGCYLVIIHNLLHGRTSKLKPKVKEKSIRIIITLLVQVLVCFMPFHICFAFLMLGTGENSYNPWGAFTTFLMNLSTCLDVILYYIVSKQFQARVISVMLYRNYLRSMRRKSFRSGSLRSLSNINSEML, from the coding sequence ATGATCACCCTGAACAATCAAGATCAACCTGTCCCTTTTAACAGCTCACATCCAGATGAATACAAAATTGCAGCCCTTGTCTTCTATAGCTGTATCTtcataattggattatttgttaaCATCACTGCATTATGGGTTTTCAGTTGTACCACCAAGAAGAGAACCACGGTAACCATCTATATGATGAATGTGGCATTAGTGGACTTGATATTTATAATGACTTTACCCTTTCGAATGTTTTATTATGCAAAAGATGAATGGCCATTTGGAGAGTACTTCTGCCAGATTCTTGGAGCTCTCACAGTGTTTTACCCAAGCATTGCTTTATGGCTTCTTGCCTTTATTAGTGCTGACAGATACATGGCCATTGTACAGCCGAAGTACGCCAAAGAACTTAAAAACACGTGCAAAGCCGTGCTGGCGTGTGTGGGAGTCTGGATAATGACCCTGACCACGACCACCCCTCTGCTACTGCTCTATAAAGACCCAGATAAAGACTCCACTCCCGCCACCTGCCTCAAGATTTCTGACATCATCTATCTAAAAGCTGTGAACGTGCTGAACCTCACTCgactgacattttttttcttgattcctTTGTTCATCATGATTGGGTGCTACTTGGTCATTATTCATAATCTCCTTCACGGCAGGACGTCTAAGCTGAAACCCAAAGTCAAGGAGAAGTCCATAAGGATCATCATCACGCTGCTGGTGCAGGTGCTCGTCTGCTTTATGCCCTTCCACATCTGTTTCGCTTTCCTGATGCTGGGAACGGGGGAGAACAGTTACAATCCCTGGGGAGCCTTTACCACCTTCCTCATGAACCTCAGCACGTGTCTGGATGTGATTCTCTACTACATCGTTTCAAAACAATTTCAGGCTCGAGTCATTAGTGTCATGCTATACCGTAATTACCTTCGAAGCATGCGCAGAAAAAGTTTCCGATCTGGTAGTCTACGGTCACTAAGCAATATAAACAGTGAAATGTTATGA